Proteins encoded by one window of Candidatus Nomurabacteria bacterium:
- a CDS encoding glutamate--tRNA ligase, translating to MSEEKVITRFAPSPTGYMHIGGIRTAIYAWLWARKNNGVFILRSEDTDKKREVENSFDHIIESLKWLGITWDEGPDIGGPHGPYTQSQKLDTYRKYAQILIDKDLAYTDPYTEVEVEEFRKEAESKKQPFLFRDHRPQNPPIWDGSRPLRFKVTNIKSYEWHDLARGTLSAGPEALDDFILIKSDGYPTYNFAHIIDDLEMGVTHIMRADEFIASTPKFLSLYDALEIKRPAFVTLPPILGPDGKKKLSKRDGAKDILDYRNEGYLPEAMINFLAFLGWNPGDEREIFTKEELTQAFDVTKIQKSGAKVNQEKLDWINREHILKLNGKEFIAYAKKYLPDSISKLATFSENIFNRMIPILRERINKFSDIIDMGNRGELTYFFNKPDVNTLGLTYKDTPSEVTKANLENVFGVLSNIPEGDFTKETIKDSIMQALDSKDRGATLHPMRFALSGLDKSPDPFILADILGKSETLERLSIAITMLAT from the coding sequence ATGTCAGAAGAAAAAGTTATTACTCGTTTTGCGCCCTCACCAACAGGCTATATGCATATTGGCGGTATTCGCACTGCAATATATGCATGGCTTTGGGCGCGGAAAAATAATGGGGTTTTTATATTACGAAGTGAAGATACAGATAAAAAAAGAGAAGTAGAAAATTCATTTGACCATATAATCGAATCCCTGAAATGGCTTGGTATTACTTGGGATGAAGGTCCCGATATAGGTGGACCTCACGGACCATACACCCAATCACAAAAATTAGATACATATAGAAAGTATGCCCAAATACTTATAGACAAAGATTTAGCATATACTGACCCTTATACTGAAGTAGAAGTCGAGGAATTTCGCAAAGAAGCAGAAAGTAAAAAGCAACCATTTCTTTTTAGAGATCACCGGCCACAGAATCCTCCGATATGGGACGGAAGTAGGCCACTTCGCTTCAAAGTAACTAACATTAAATCTTATGAGTGGCACGATCTTGCTCGGGGCACCTTGAGTGCAGGGCCAGAAGCACTTGATGATTTTATTTTAATTAAGAGTGATGGTTACCCGACATATAATTTCGCCCATATTATAGATGATTTAGAAATGGGGGTAACCCATATTATGCGCGCAGATGAATTTATTGCATCAACACCAAAATTCCTCTCACTCTATGATGCTCTTGAAATCAAACGTCCGGCATTTGTAACGTTACCACCTATTCTTGGGCCAGATGGTAAAAAAAAACTCAGCAAACGAGATGGCGCCAAAGATATACTAGATTACCGAAATGAAGGGTATTTACCTGAAGCAATGATTAACTTTCTTGCGTTTTTGGGCTGGAATCCAGGAGATGAGCGAGAAATATTCACTAAGGAAGAACTTACCCAAGCATTTGATGTTACTAAAATTCAAAAATCAGGGGCAAAAGTAAACCAAGAAAAACTTGATTGGATAAATAGGGAACACATACTCAAATTAAACGGTAAGGAATTTATCGCATACGCTAAAAAATATTTACCAGACTCTATTAGTAAACTAGCTACATTTTCTGAAAATATATTTAACCGTATGATACCAATACTTCGTGAACGTATTAATAAGTTCTCTGATATTATTGATATGGGAAATAGGGGAGAGTTAACATATTTTTTCAATAAACCTGACGTCAATACCTTGGGGCTTACATACAAGGACACGCCGTCTGAAGTTACAAAAGCTAATTTAGAAAATGTCTTTGGTGTTTTGTCAAATATACCTGAAGGGGACTTCACGAAAGAAACAATAAAAGATTCAATTATGCAGGCACTTGACTCTAAGGATAGGGGCGCGACACTGCATCCTATGCGATTTGCATTATCCGGACTCGATAAATCCCCCGACCCATTTATACTTGCTGATATACTTGGTAAATCTGAAACTTTGGAAAGACTTTCTATTGCTATAACTATGCTTGCAACATAA
- the rpmA gene encoding 50S ribosomal protein L27, producing the protein MAHRKAGGTAHNLRDSNPKYLGTKIYDGGAVKAGGIIIRQRGTKIMAGNNVSIGKDHTLFALREGKVKFGTKRKTNYDGKVVTKPIVHVQ; encoded by the coding sequence ATGGCACATAGAAAAGCGGGTGGAACAGCCCATAACTTAAGAGATTCGAACCCAAAGTACTTAGGTACAAAAATTTACGACGGCGGCGCAGTTAAAGCAGGCGGTATTATTATTCGACAGCGTGGCACAAAAATCATGGCAGGCAATAATGTTAGCATCGGTAAAGATCACACTCTATTTGCTCTCCGAGAAGGTAAAGTAAAATTTGGGACAAAAAGAAAGACTAATTATGACGGCAAAGTAGTCACCAAACCCATTGTCCACGTACAATAA
- the glmS gene encoding glutamine--fructose-6-phosphate transaminase (isomerizing) translates to MCGIIGFVSQKEKQLLPLLITSLGDLEYRGYDSSGIAIVDHGIFKTTKCLGAPSEHFNKEVIEGEFGTKNITSTVGIGHTRWATHGKPSIQNAHPHFDCDHNIAVVHNGTILNYEILKEQLLALGHIFVSETDSEIIPHLIEQELKGGVTMHDAVKCVAQKLDGGFGLVIINKDDPHKLYVVKNGSPLTIGKTDAMFVVASSPNALLRYTDRYIVLEDGEMGVLDGASLSYEITKYHDKARNYIQKVEQLIDGMTIGDLGKGDYATFMLKEIYEQPSTTRMTMLGRFDLTKGEVILGGLKDMEKQLHAIKHVAIVACGTAYNAGLVAKEIIESLTPVTVTTHVASEFRYSKFNYSKEDTVVIAISQSGETADTLESVKDIQKRGYTTLGIVNVVGSAIANETDAGVFTRAGAEIGVASSKAFTAQCTVAYLLAILLARSRGMAAYDATKFLTAFEKIPDQMAAVLLQASHIQAIAKKYKNASTIQFLGRGVHMAIASEGALKFKELTYKEVGAYSLGELKHGPMAVIDDQSVSIVLLPKDKLFDLSKVSLEQIKSKGGNIIAITDAVTAQDVSLKCANDIITIPHLEDPLLYPLLEVLVLQLFAYYSALQLNRNIDKPRHLAKSVTVQ, encoded by the coding sequence ATGTGTGGCATTATTGGATTCGTTAGTCAAAAAGAAAAACAGTTGTTACCGCTTTTGATTACATCGCTCGGTGATTTGGAGTATCGTGGTTATGATAGCTCGGGCATTGCGATTGTTGATCATGGTATTTTTAAAACAACCAAATGTTTAGGTGCACCGAGTGAACATTTTAACAAGGAAGTCATCGAGGGTGAATTTGGCACTAAAAATATCACAAGTACAGTAGGCATTGGTCACACGAGATGGGCAACACATGGCAAGCCATCAATTCAAAATGCACATCCGCATTTTGACTGTGACCACAACATAGCTGTTGTCCATAATGGCACAATTTTAAATTATGAAATATTAAAAGAGCAGTTGCTCGCTTTGGGGCATATATTTGTTTCAGAAACAGATTCGGAAATTATTCCACATCTAATTGAACAGGAACTTAAAGGAGGTGTCACAATGCATGACGCAGTCAAGTGTGTGGCACAAAAGCTAGATGGTGGTTTTGGGCTCGTGATTATAAACAAAGATGATCCTCATAAACTTTATGTAGTTAAAAATGGAAGTCCTCTGACTATTGGCAAAACAGATGCAATGTTCGTGGTTGCATCGAGTCCAAATGCACTCTTGCGATATACTGATCGATATATCGTTCTTGAGGATGGTGAAATGGGTGTGCTCGACGGTGCAAGCTTATCTTATGAGATTACTAAATATCATGATAAAGCAAGAAACTATATTCAAAAAGTAGAGCAGCTTATCGATGGCATGACGATTGGAGACCTCGGTAAGGGTGACTATGCAACCTTTATGCTCAAGGAAATCTATGAGCAGCCTTCTACAACTAGAATGACTATGTTAGGGCGATTTGATCTTACAAAAGGTGAGGTTATTTTAGGTGGACTAAAAGACATGGAAAAACAATTGCATGCTATTAAACATGTCGCTATAGTTGCGTGTGGCACTGCATACAATGCAGGGCTTGTTGCTAAAGAAATTATAGAATCTTTGACACCGGTTACTGTAACAACGCATGTAGCTTCAGAATTTCGCTACAGCAAATTTAATTATTCAAAAGAAGATACTGTTGTGATTGCTATTAGTCAGTCGGGTGAGACTGCTGATACACTTGAGTCTGTAAAAGATATACAAAAACGTGGATACACAACGCTTGGTATCGTTAATGTTGTCGGCAGTGCGATTGCAAATGAAACTGACGCAGGGGTATTTACACGCGCAGGTGCTGAAATCGGCGTCGCATCATCAAAAGCATTTACTGCGCAGTGCACGGTTGCATATCTTCTGGCGATTCTACTCGCACGCTCTAGAGGTATGGCTGCCTATGATGCTACAAAGTTTCTTACTGCGTTTGAAAAAATACCTGATCAGATGGCTGCCGTCCTTTTACAAGCCTCACACATACAAGCAATTGCGAAAAAATATAAGAACGCAAGCACAATTCAATTCCTCGGTAGAGGTGTACACATGGCTATTGCGAGCGAAGGAGCTTTAAAATTTAAAGAACTTACATATAAAGAAGTTGGCGCGTATTCACTCGGTGAACTAAAACACGGTCCAATGGCAGTTATAGATGATCAATCTGTGTCAATTGTGCTTTTACCAAAAGATAAACTTTTTGATTTGAGTAAAGTTTCACTTGAACAAATTAAATCAAAAGGCGGAAACATCATAGCTATTACTGATGCTGTAACCGCACAAGACGTAAGTTTAAAATGTGCTAACGACATTATAACAATCCCACATCTCGAAGACCCGCTCCTGTATCCTCTACTTGAGGTACTCGTACTGCAATTATTTGCATATTATTCAGCTCTTCAGCTTAATCGGAACATCGACAAGCCACGGCATCTGGCAAAGTCCGTTACGGTTCAATAA
- a CDS encoding peptidoglycan DD-metalloendopeptidase family protein has translation MNKHTTTLLATGLILTITLVPFCALQKNVQADTASDLSQKISEKNNQIEQLEQEIKQYQTELNVIGKNAQTLKSSLNELDISHKKLEAEVKVTQSKITTTNLHIQELELQIGDKNQTIDNNQQSIAKGIAIINESENNPFIFSILTRSAITESLGDIENIKSVQRRIRENISEVTVVKTGLEGSRSDAIKAKSLLVELQSELGDQQKILSQNIVAKNKLLGETKDKESNYKKIVAQKTALKNAFGNELRDYEAQLKFVLDPSSLPKVGSGALNWPLQSVYITQLFGKTVAAKRLYTSGSHSGIDFRASTGTPVMAMASGTVLGFGDTDEACKGASFGKWVYIKYDNGLGSVYGHLSLIKASTGQRVAPGDIVAYSGFTGHATGPHLHVGLYAAEAVEISNKESIACKGKMLYQPRAALNAYLDPILYMPKYTADMLKPDMY, from the coding sequence ATGAATAAACACACGACAACATTACTCGCCACTGGTTTGATACTAACTATTACACTAGTGCCATTTTGTGCATTACAAAAAAATGTACAGGCAGACACAGCAAGTGATTTGTCCCAAAAAATTTCTGAAAAAAATAACCAGATCGAGCAATTAGAGCAAGAGATTAAGCAGTATCAAACTGAATTGAATGTTATTGGTAAAAATGCACAGACACTTAAAAGTTCATTGAATGAGTTAGATATCTCACATAAAAAATTGGAAGCAGAAGTCAAAGTTACACAATCAAAAATTACGACGACTAATCTACACATCCAAGAGCTAGAGCTTCAGATTGGCGACAAAAATCAAACGATTGATAATAACCAACAATCAATAGCAAAAGGTATTGCAATTATAAATGAGTCAGAAAACAATCCATTTATCTTTAGCATTCTTACGAGAAGCGCAATAACAGAATCGTTAGGTGATATTGAAAATATTAAAAGTGTACAAAGACGAATTCGTGAAAATATATCCGAAGTTACTGTCGTCAAAACTGGATTAGAAGGTAGTAGATCTGACGCAATTAAGGCAAAGTCACTTCTTGTTGAACTACAAAGTGAGCTTGGCGATCAACAAAAAATTCTAAGCCAAAATATAGTTGCTAAAAACAAACTACTTGGAGAGACCAAAGATAAAGAGTCAAACTACAAAAAAATTGTTGCCCAAAAAACTGCATTAAAAAATGCATTCGGGAATGAACTTAGAGATTATGAAGCCCAATTAAAATTCGTACTAGATCCAAGTAGTTTACCAAAAGTAGGTTCAGGTGCGCTTAATTGGCCATTGCAATCTGTATATATTACACAGTTATTTGGCAAAACAGTTGCCGCAAAGCGTTTATATACAAGTGGTAGCCATAGTGGCATTGATTTTAGAGCAAGCACAGGCACACCAGTCATGGCCATGGCATCAGGTACGGTCTTGGGCTTTGGTGATACAGATGAAGCATGTAAAGGAGCATCATTCGGCAAATGGGTATATATCAAATATGACAATGGATTAGGCTCTGTATATGGCCATTTATCGCTTATAAAGGCTTCAACAGGACAAAGAGTAGCTCCTGGTGATATCGTCGCGTATAGCGGCTTTACAGGCCATGCAACTGGGCCACATCTACATGTCGGACTCTACGCAGCTGAAGCAGTAGAAATAAGCAACAAAGAAAGCATTGCGTGCAAAGGAAAGATGCTGTATCAGCCACGTGCGGCACTAAATGCATATCTTGACCCAATACTTTACATGCCAAAATATACAGCAGATATGCTTAAGCCTGATATGTATTAA
- the rplI gene encoding 50S ribosomal protein L9 encodes MKVILLQTVPKIGKRGEVKEVNDGYARNFLLPKSLAKIGTPQALVAWELHEKQTQIEKNIELSLLKKNLSELTDKVVTISTRVNEQGHLFKGISGSEILEELGRQHRIQLSPDALKLDKPLKSTGSHILPIEISGEKANLKVVIVAEKN; translated from the coding sequence ATGAAAGTCATTTTACTGCAAACGGTACCAAAAATTGGCAAGCGAGGTGAAGTCAAAGAGGTCAATGATGGCTATGCTAGGAATTTTCTATTGCCTAAAAGTTTGGCAAAGATTGGAACTCCGCAAGCATTAGTCGCATGGGAACTACATGAAAAGCAGACGCAAATTGAAAAAAATATTGAGTTATCGCTTTTGAAGAAAAATCTTAGTGAATTAACAGATAAAGTTGTTACTATATCTACTCGAGTCAATGAGCAAGGTCATCTTTTTAAAGGTATTAGTGGCAGTGAAATACTGGAAGAGCTCGGCAGGCAACATAGAATACAATTATCTCCTGATGCATTAAAATTGGATAAGCCACTTAAAAGCACAGGCAGTCATATCCTTCCAATAGAAATTTCTGGCGAAAAAGCAAACCTTAAAGTCGTCATTGTAGCAGAAAAAAACTAA
- a CDS encoding S41 family peptidase produces the protein MQSSTKKSQNIVIGIFVGLVIFALGILTNARLHVLQAVTPNISNADSADTTPADFAPFWKVWNLIDAKHPNAATVDDQTRIWGAIKGLVATLDDPYSVFLDPTETENFDAAISGEISGIGIEIGVKNGVLTVIAPLKDSPAEKAGLRPGDTIFKIDGKESSTLTVDEAIDLIRGKAGTVVNLTIFSEGNTNPKDVKIVRADITIPTLDTKELGSGIFMISFYNFGANADREFKAAIKTFDASTSSKLILDLRGNPGGYLDASVQIASWFIPKGRTIVVEKTTDAAKETIYKSQGYTLTKKDFPFVILVDEGSASASEILAGALQEYKIATLVGTTTYGKGSVQEVIPVTNDTELKITVAKWYTPNGVSISEQGLTPDMVVSISDADIEASKDPQLDAAKELLAK, from the coding sequence ATGCAAAGCTCTACAAAAAAATCACAAAACATAGTCATAGGGATCTTCGTAGGATTAGTAATTTTCGCTCTAGGCATTTTAACCAATGCAAGGTTACATGTATTGCAAGCAGTGACGCCAAATATTTCAAATGCCGATTCAGCCGATACAACCCCAGCAGATTTTGCTCCATTTTGGAAAGTTTGGAATCTCATTGATGCAAAGCATCCCAATGCTGCAACTGTTGATGACCAAACAAGAATTTGGGGAGCAATTAAAGGGCTTGTTGCAACACTTGATGATCCTTACTCTGTGTTTCTGGATCCTACTGAAACTGAGAACTTTGATGCGGCAATAAGCGGTGAGATAAGCGGCATTGGTATCGAAATCGGTGTTAAAAATGGTGTGTTAACAGTTATTGCGCCACTAAAGGATTCTCCTGCTGAAAAAGCAGGTTTACGGCCAGGGGATACCATATTCAAAATAGATGGAAAAGAAAGTAGCACTCTAACAGTTGATGAAGCGATTGACTTAATACGAGGTAAAGCAGGAACAGTAGTTAACCTTACAATATTTTCTGAAGGTAATACTAATCCCAAAGATGTTAAAATTGTACGTGCAGATATAACTATTCCTACTTTAGATACCAAAGAACTTGGTAGTGGAATTTTTATGATTTCATTTTATAACTTTGGTGCAAATGCAGACAGAGAATTCAAGGCGGCTATTAAGACATTCGATGCATCAACTAGCTCAAAACTTATCCTTGATCTTCGGGGTAATCCTGGTGGTTATCTAGATGCATCTGTGCAAATTGCAAGCTGGTTTATTCCAAAAGGCAGGACCATCGTTGTTGAGAAAACAACTGACGCTGCTAAAGAGACAATATATAAAAGCCAAGGATACACACTAACTAAAAAGGATTTTCCGTTTGTCATACTTGTCGATGAAGGATCAGCTTCTGCATCAGAAATACTTGCAGGTGCATTGCAAGAATATAAAATCGCTACTTTAGTAGGAACTACAACCTATGGTAAAGGTTCTGTACAAGAAGTTATCCCTGTAACCAATGATACAGAATTAAAAATTACAGTAGCCAAATGGTACACTCCAAATGGTGTGTCGATCTCGGAACAAGGATTAACACCTGACATGGTCGTGTCAATTTCAGATGCAGATATTGAGGCTTCTAAAGATCCCCAATTAGATGCAGCAAAAGAATTATTAGCAAAGTAA